The genomic DNA AGTGCAACTCACCTGGATGGATGCCAAAGTCGGCGACTGGATCGTCACGCCGCGTCATGGGAAGCCGGTCGAGATTCAAGCGCTTTGGGCGAAGGCCTTGGAAATCGGGGAACGCCTTGCCACGACATTCGGCGAACCGGCCTATGCCACACGTTGCCGAAAGGATCGGCAGCAGGCCGTCTCGTCCTTCCGCGCGAAGTTCTGGAACGAAGCGGGAGGCTATCTCTACGATGTGATCGACGGGCCAGAGGGCAACGACGCATCGATTCGCCCGAACCAACTCTATGCCATCTCTCTGTGCGACGACCTCGTCACCAAAAAACAGGCTCAGCAACTGCTCCAGGTCGTGAAGGAACATCTCCTCACGCCGGTCGGATTACGGACCCTTTCGCCGACAGACAGCCGCTATCGTGCACGGTACGAAGGTGGGGTACTGGAGCGAGACGGAGCCTACCATCAAGGGACCGTCTGGCCGTTTCTGTTGGGGCCGTTCATCACAGCCTGGCGGAAGGTCCACGGCAACAGCCCGGCGAAGAACAAACAGGCGCGGTCCTTTCTCAACGGGCTGGAGACGCATCTCCATGAAGCCTGTCTCGGCCAGGTCTCGGAGATTTTTGACGGGGACGCGCCGCACCAGGCACGAGGCTGCGTCGCGCAGGCCTGGTCGGTTGCAGAACCGCTACGCGCCTTGATGGAAGACCTCGGCGTCACAGCCTGTGCCAAGCCTGCCTTATCGAAAAAATCCTGACTGGTCTCCACAACGGGACGAAGCCAGCCAGGAATCCAGCAGAGCGGCCAGACTACAGCCCGATCGTTTCGATCACCTGCAAATCTTCAGCGGTCAGGGTGAGCTGTTCGGCTTCGAGATCTTCTTTCATATGTTGCTGGTTCGTGGTGCCGGTCAAGGGAAGCATCCCCACCTGCATCGCAAACAGGAAGACCACTTGCGCGAGGCCGGCCCGTAGCCGTTGGGCGATAGCGCGCAGGCTCGGCTCGGCAAAAATTCCCTGGTTCGCGGTCAACAACGAAAAGCCTTGATAGATGATGCCATGGATCCGGCAGATCTCCCGCACCTCTTTGTCCCATCCCAATGCGGCATAACAGCGGTTTTGCACCATCATAGGTTTCACCGTGGCCTGGGCGCAGAGCTGGGTGAGTTGCTCCGCTGTGACATTGCTGATGCCGATCATTTTCGTCTTCCCCGACCGGTAGAGCCCCTCGATGGCGGCCCAAACCTCCCGGTCCGCCTCCCCCAATCCCTGTCTCTGATAGGGCCCATGCAAGACATAGGAGTCGAGATAGTCTGTGTGCAGATGGGCTAACGAACTGTCGAACGACTGGATCACTTGGGTCGTGAGATCAGCCGAGGCATCATAGGGGGTGCGGTGGTCCTGGCCATTCGTCGAGGTAAACTTGGTTTGCAGAAAGAGGCGATCGCGCGGGACCCCTTGCTGCGCGAGGGCCTGCAAGGCCTCCCCCACCAAGGCTTCCTGGTAATGGATCAGCTGGTTGGCCGTGTCAATGGCCGTGAAGCCGGCCGCCACGGCCATCTGCACCAGTTGCGTCGTGGCCTCTTTTTTCCATGCTGTGCCATACATGAACGAAGGAACCGGCACATGGTTATAGGCGATCAAAGACATGCAGTGTTCTCCAACAGGCTGCGGATAGCTATTGCGGTATCGCGAACGTCGAGGGACTATCTGACCAGGATAAGAAGAGGCGATCCTCGCAGCGGGCCGCGGCACACAAGGCCGCGGCTCCCCGATCTTTCCCCCAACGATGTTACTTTCGAACGGCGATCCCGTGGGTATCAGCCGTTTCTTTTTCGTCTTTCATATTGGTAATGACGGCCTGCCCTTTATAGTGGCCGACCTTCCCTTCG from Nitrospirota bacterium includes the following:
- a CDS encoding aldo/keto reductase, which translates into the protein MSLIAYNHVPVPSFMYGTAWKKEATTQLVQMAVAAGFTAIDTANQLIHYQEALVGEALQALAQQGVPRDRLFLQTKFTSTNGQDHRTPYDASADLTTQVIQSFDSSLAHLHTDYLDSYVLHGPYQRQGLGEADREVWAAIEGLYRSGKTKMIGISNVTAEQLTQLCAQATVKPMMVQNRCYAALGWDKEVREICRIHGIIYQGFSLLTANQGIFAEPSLRAIAQRLRAGLAQVVFLFAMQVGMLPLTGTTNQQHMKEDLEAEQLTLTAEDLQVIETIGL